TTCGTCAAGATTTTTTAACAAAGCCGCTTCTTGGTTTAAGAACTCTCTAATTTTGTTTTTTAGTTCTGGTTTAAGCTGAACCGGTTTTTTGCATTTTGGGCAAAGCCGTCTGACTAATCTCTGGGCAATGATTAAGTTTAAAGCCGCAGAGATGATTTCCGGCTTGACCTTAAAGTCTAAAAGCCGGGGGATCGCGCCAGCGGCATTATTGGTATGGAGGGTGGAAAAAACCAAATGACCGGTTAGCGAGGCATGCATGGCAATCTCGCCGGTTTCCTGGTCTCGGATCTCGCCAACAAGAAGCACATCAGGGTCCTGGCGCAAGATAGCGCGCAAGCCGGAAGCAAAAGTATAGCCGGCTTTGCTGTCAACTTGAGTTTGTTCAATCGCTGGAATCCGGTACTCAATCGGGTCTTCTAAAGTAATCACTTTGTTCTCTGTGGTAGCAACTCTTTTCAAGCAGGCGTAAAGCGTAGTAGTTTTACCTGAACCAGTTGGACCGGTAACCAAAATTAAGCCGTTTGGCTTTTTTATTTCTCTTTCTAAAATTTCTTTGTCTTCTAAGCGCAGACCGAGATCTTCCAATTGGAGCCCGATTGTTTTCGGGTTGAGGAATCGCATTACCAAATTTTCTCCTTCTGGCCCGGGGATGGTAGAAAACCTGACTTCAATCGGGGTTTTATCTAACTGAATAGTAAATCGGCCGTCTTGGGGGAGATTGCGAACATTTAAGTTTACCTGGCTTAAAAGCTTTAACCGGTCAGAGATTTTGACGCTAAGGGAACTCGGTAATTTAGCAATTAAATAGAGGATGCCATCAATTCGGTAGCGGAGTTCGGTTTCAGCTCCTTTTTTGGGTTCAATATGCAGGTCAGAGGCGTCGCTGTATAAAGCATAAGCCAAGACCCAAGCCAAGATCTCGGAAACATCAAAATCTTCAGAAAAATACGAACCGAGAAGATTTACCGGATCTTTAGCCTGTTTAAAAGCGTCAATAAACTTTTTGGTTAAGGAAACCGTGCCGACGATTGCTTCTCTGGTTTTAGGGATTAGCTGATAGTTTTCTAAGTACCGAGAAAGACTGATTGGCGAAATAACAAAAATCTTAACCTTGCCAAATTTTTCTATTTCTTTGATTAAGTCCTGAACCTGTTTATTCTCCGGATCCACGGCCGCCAAGCTGAATTCCCGGATTTTTTTGTCAAAAACCAAAGCTTTAATCTGCTTAGCTTTTTGGAGCGGAATAATCTTTAAAGCCTCGGTATTAATCGGCGCGTCTTTTAGATTGAGATACTCAAGCTTTAACTGTTCTGCTTTTTTCTGGGCCGCGTCTTCAGCTCGGGCCTGTTCAAGACGGGAGATATAATCTGCCATATTGAAAACATTATATCAGATAATTATTTTAGTGTGTTAAAATGGATTTATGCCAAGCTTAAGTTTTATTTCTCTTTCTCCAAGGCAGACAAAAAAGCTGGCCGGTTTGTTTTTGAATCAAAAACTGCCTCAAGGGCCATTGGTTTTTGCCTTGTCCGGACCGTTAGGCGCAGGCAAAACGAACTTTATCCAGGGTTTAGCTAAGGCGTTGGGGATTAAAGAAAGCATTAATAGCCCGAGTTTTGTGGTAATGAAATCTTTTCCAATCTCAAACAATTCGCAATTAGCTATAAGCCATAAGCGTTTCTTGTGGCATATTGATTGCTGGCGATTAAACCAAAAAGATTTAGAAGAACTTGGCTTGAAAGAAATTTTAGCGAATTCGGAGAACATTGTTTGTTTGGAATGGGCAGAAAAGGTGAAAAAAATTCTACCAAAAGGAACAATCCGGATAAACTTAGAACATAAAGCAAAGAATCAAAGAAGAATCTCAATCAGGCGGTTTTAATTTCCAGATGTTTATAACTCTGTTTTATTGGCAAATTTGTATTAATTAGTATATTGGTAGGTATTTATGAAGATTGTTCTTATTGACACTTTTGCCTTGATTCATCGGGCTTACCATGCTTTGCCTGATTTTAGAACCAAGGCAGGCGAGCCCAGCGGCGCGGTTTACGGATTTTGTTCAATGTTTTTAAAGATGGTTCAGGAGCTTCAGCCGGACGGAGTTGTGGCCGCGTTTGACCTGCCCGGAAAAACTTTCCGTCATCAGCTTTTTTCTGATTACCAGAGCCATCGGCCGGAGAAAAAACCGGATTTTAAAGTCCAGATTGAGAAAATAAAAGAATTCCTATCTTTAACTGAAATACCGGTTGTTTCTAAGCCGGGTTATGAAGGTGATGATATTATTGGTTCGCTTGCCGGCATTTTCGGAAAAGACAAAAATAAAGAGATTATTATTTTGACCGGAGACAATGATAGTCTTCAGTTGGTTAAGCCAAGAGTTAAGGTGCTGACTTTGAAAAAAGGCATCACCGAAACAGTTGTTTATGATGAAAAAGCGGTTTTTGAAAAGTTTGGTTTTGAACCAAAACTAATTCCCGATTACAAAGCTCTGGCTGGCGACAGCTCGGATAATATTCCCGGGGTTCCCGGCATTGGCCCGAAAACCGCAACCCAGCTGATTCGGGAATTCAGCGGAATTGAAAATTTGATTAAAGCGGCCAAGCAAAACAAGTTAAAACCGATTTTAACAGAAAAAATTCTAAACAATGCGGAGCAGTTAAGGTTGGCAAAAGATCTGGCGACAATTAGGACAGATTTAGAGATTAAGCCCGATAGTTTTAGTTTTAATCCCAAAGCGCTTTATTCAGAATCAGCGCTTTCTTTTTTCAAGAAGATGGGTTTTGTTTCTTTACTTAAAAGAATCAGAGATAGTTTTGGGATTGATTCTTTGGATTTTACCAGCCAAACAAAACAGCCAAGTTCGGATTTGGCTGAAGCAGATTTTGATTCAGTTTTAAAGGCAATAAAAAACCAAAAACGGGCTTTTATTGTTTTCGGAGGCAAATCAGAATCAACGATTTCTGATGGCAGCAGCTTTAGTTTTGTTAAAAACGCCGAACTGAAAGAAATCTTAACTGATAAAGATTTAGAAAAAATTGTTTTTGACTTGAAATCAGAATTAAGAAACCAAAATAATCAAAAATTAATTGAAATTTTAACCGGAAACAAGATTTGGGACATCAAAATAATCAGCTGGCTGGTTGACCCGGAATTCAAGAGCTATCAGATAGAAAGATTGGCCCGCCGCTTTCTTGGTCTAAGCTGGCAAGAGAAAGAAATTAACCCAAAAGAAAAAATGACTTTTGAGATTAATTCTTTGGTTAAACTCTTTGAAAAACTGATTGAAGTTTTAAGGAGAGAAAATTTAGAGAAGCTCTATCTGGAGATTGAGATGCCTTTAATTTTGGTTCTATCAAAAATGGAGAAAAACGGGATTTTACTTGATCAAAAAGCTCTGGAAAAAACAGAAAAAATTTTTCAGTTTAAATTGGCAGATTTGGAAAAACAAATTTTTCAATTGACAGATAAAAGCTTTAATCTTAATTCCCCCAAAGAGCTGTCCGGAGTTTTATATGATAAGTTGGGCTTGCCGGTCGGCAAAATCAAAAAACTCAAAAGCGGTTATTACTCAACCGACTCGGAAACTTTGGAAAAATTAAAAAGCCAGCACCGAATAATTAATTTAATTCTTGACTGGCGGGAGATTGCCAAACTTCAGAATACTTATGTTAAGGCCTTGCCCAAATTTATTGATAAAAAAGATCAAAAAATCCACACGATTTTTTTACAAACCGGCACCGCCACCGGTAGATTGGCTTCAGAATCGCCGAATCTGCAGAATATTCCCAAACATGTTGAGTTGGCCCAAGAAATCAGAAAGCTGTTTGTCAGTTCAAAAGGATTTAGCTTGGCTTCGTTTGATTATTCCCAGATTGAGTTAAGATTAGCCGCGAATTTGTCTGGCGACGAGATTTTAAAAAAAGCTTTTTCGTCCGGCCAAGACATCCATAAATTGACCGCGGCTTTGGTTTGGGATATCCCTTTAGAAAAAGTCAGCTCTTTAGACAGATTTCGCGCCAAAGCATTGAATTTTGGAGTTTTATACGGAATGGGAGCCAGAGCTTTAAGCCAGACAGCCAAAGTTAGCCAAACCGAAGCAAAAGAGTTTATTAAAAACTATTTTGATAACTTTGCCGGCCTGAAAAAATATATTGATGAAACTTTGGATTTTCTAAAAGCTAATGGCTATGTCCAGACCCGGTTTGGCAGGAAAAGGCATTTTCCCGAGTTTTTTTCCGGCAAAATCCAGCTGGTTGGCCAGGCAGAGAGAATGGCTTTGAATTTGACGATTCAGGGCTTGGCCGCAGATATTATTAAAAAGGCAATGATTAAAATTGATCAAGAGCTGGCGGAGAATCAGCTCAATAATCAGGTTAGAATGATTTTGCAGATTCATGATGAATTGTTGTTTGAGATAAAAGATGAGATAATTGATAAAGCTTCGGTTCAGATAAAAAAGATTATGGAGCAGGTCTATCCGGCCGAGGTACCCTTAAAAGTTCAGTTTAACCAAGGAAAAAACTGGGCCGAGATTGATTAATTATAATTTGATGAATAAGCTGCTGCGATTTTTAAAACTAAAAGAGATGAGGTTAGCCAAGTTTTTTTTGGTGATTTTTTTGATTCAAGTGGCAATCGCTTTTACCTGGCTGCCGCTTTGGGTTGGGCTAATCGCAACCGCAGTTTCGTTGGTTTTCTTAATCTGGTTAAGCTTCAACGCTTTTGGCTTGGCAAAAACCAATTTTGCTCTGCGCTTGGAGAAAAATCAGAACCACGCGATTATTAACAGTTTATCAGAAGGAGTGATTGCTTATGACCAAGATTTTAAGATCTGGTCAATGAATGACGGCGCCGAGATAATCTGCGGGATAAGAAGAGAAGAAGTTTTAGACAAAAAAGTCACGCCTGAATGGGCCGGTAATGATAAATTGAAAATTTTGGCCGCGGTGGTTTTTCCATCGCTGGCGCCGGTAGTAGTGAAAAAAACCGTTGCTACTTATCCTCAAGTGGTGGATATTTCTTTAACTGAACCAAGAGAACTGCACTTAGAAGTCACGACCAACCAGATCTTTGACGAGAGCAAAAATCTTTTAGGCTTTGTCAAGATTATTCGCGACCGGTCTCGGGAAATTCAGCTTTTAAAAACTAAATCAGAGTTCATTACCATTGCTGCTCATCAGTTAAGAACGCCGCTGTCAGGAATCCACTGGGCAGCCGAATCTTTGGCAAACGAGGAGCTAGGACCCTTGACCGAAGAGCAAAAAGCTTTAGTCAGCCAGAGCTTAGAAACAATTGAAAAGCTGATTAAGATGGTTGATGACCTTTTGGATGTTTCCAAGATTGAGGAAGGCAAATTTGGTTATCAGATGGAAAAAGCGGATTTGGTTGCTCTAGCCCAAGAGATTTTGGGAACTTATAAAGAGATTGCTGAAAAATATAAAGTCAAGTTGGCTTTTTACAAGCCAGAAGCGGCTTTGCCTTTGATTAAAATGGATAAAGCCAAAATTATGATGGTGGTTCAGAACTTAGTTGATAATGCGATTAAATATAATGTGGAGAACGGCGAGGTTAAGGTCAGAGTTGAACAATTAAAAGACAAGCCGTATGTTCAAGTTTCAGTTGAGGATACCGGCATTGGCATTCCGGCCCAGGATTTGCCGAGATTGTTTACCAAGTTTTTCCGGTCGGAAAACACCTTGAAAAAAGAAACCGAGGGCTCGGGCCTGGGTTTGTTTATCGTTAAAAACATTATTAAACGTCATGGCGGCGATATCTGGGTTAACTCAATTGAAAAACGAGGCTCAACCTTTAGCTTTGTCTTGCCCATAGACGAATCTTTAATTCCGCCAGTTGAGATCGGAAGCGAAGAGTTTTAAATTAGATTAGAAGAGACAGGATATGTTTAATCTTAATAGAAACTTTGAAAAACCCGATAGTTTGGAGGGGGAACAATCTGATACTAAAGCTTCATCTGTAGAAGACAGAATTGAACCTGTAAGCGAATCTGAAAGGAAAAGGATTGAAGAAATTGCTAATAGTGCTAAGAAAGCATTAAAAGAGAAAGATTTCATTGAGATTAAGAGCAAGATTAAAGATTTTTTTGATCTTATAGATAGACGACTAGGAGAAGAGCTGGTTGGTAAAGTAATGGGCTATATTAACAATGGCATTAGTCTTGAAGAGCTTGAGAAAAGCGGAGAGAGTATATACAAATTGGCACACGGTTTATCCAATTTTATTATGGAACTATCTCATTATTATGAGAGAGACTTATATTTCTTTTTCCGCAGTAAAAATCGAGAGTATTGGTTAGTACCTAATGAAGAAGAAATTAGGAACGGACTTGTTGAGAAGCGAGAGATTCTTGAAAAGATATCGCATTTTTTTGGTGAACTATTAAGATTTTTGGACAAAGAAACCGAAGGA
The Patescibacteria group bacterium DNA segment above includes these coding regions:
- a CDS encoding ATP-binding protein, with amino-acid sequence MNKLLRFLKLKEMRLAKFFLVIFLIQVAIAFTWLPLWVGLIATAVSLVFLIWLSFNAFGLAKTNFALRLEKNQNHAIINSLSEGVIAYDQDFKIWSMNDGAEIICGIRREEVLDKKVTPEWAGNDKLKILAAVVFPSLAPVVVKKTVATYPQVVDISLTEPRELHLEVTTNQIFDESKNLLGFVKIIRDRSREIQLLKTKSEFITIAAHQLRTPLSGIHWAAESLANEELGPLTEEQKALVSQSLETIEKLIKMVDDLLDVSKIEEGKFGYQMEKADLVALAQEILGTYKEIAEKYKVKLAFYKPEAALPLIKMDKAKIMMVVQNLVDNAIKYNVENGEVKVRVEQLKDKPYVQVSVEDTGIGIPAQDLPRLFTKFFRSENTLKKETEGSGLGLFIVKNIIKRHGGDIWVNSIEKRGSTFSFVLPIDESLIPPVEIGSEEF
- the tsaE gene encoding tRNA (adenosine(37)-N6)-threonylcarbamoyltransferase complex ATPase subunit type 1 TsaE, producing the protein MPSLSFISLSPRQTKKLAGLFLNQKLPQGPLVFALSGPLGAGKTNFIQGLAKALGIKESINSPSFVVMKSFPISNNSQLAISHKRFLWHIDCWRLNQKDLEELGLKEILANSENIVCLEWAEKVKKILPKGTIRINLEHKAKNQRRISIRRF
- the polA gene encoding DNA polymerase I, producing the protein MKIVLIDTFALIHRAYHALPDFRTKAGEPSGAVYGFCSMFLKMVQELQPDGVVAAFDLPGKTFRHQLFSDYQSHRPEKKPDFKVQIEKIKEFLSLTEIPVVSKPGYEGDDIIGSLAGIFGKDKNKEIIILTGDNDSLQLVKPRVKVLTLKKGITETVVYDEKAVFEKFGFEPKLIPDYKALAGDSSDNIPGVPGIGPKTATQLIREFSGIENLIKAAKQNKLKPILTEKILNNAEQLRLAKDLATIRTDLEIKPDSFSFNPKALYSESALSFFKKMGFVSLLKRIRDSFGIDSLDFTSQTKQPSSDLAEADFDSVLKAIKNQKRAFIVFGGKSESTISDGSSFSFVKNAELKEILTDKDLEKIVFDLKSELRNQNNQKLIEILTGNKIWDIKIISWLVDPEFKSYQIERLARRFLGLSWQEKEINPKEKMTFEINSLVKLFEKLIEVLRRENLEKLYLEIEMPLILVLSKMEKNGILLDQKALEKTEKIFQFKLADLEKQIFQLTDKSFNLNSPKELSGVLYDKLGLPVGKIKKLKSGYYSTDSETLEKLKSQHRIINLILDWREIAKLQNTYVKALPKFIDKKDQKIHTIFLQTGTATGRLASESPNLQNIPKHVELAQEIRKLFVSSKGFSLASFDYSQIELRLAANLSGDEILKKAFSSGQDIHKLTAALVWDIPLEKVSSLDRFRAKALNFGVLYGMGARALSQTAKVSQTEAKEFIKNYFDNFAGLKKYIDETLDFLKANGYVQTRFGRKRHFPEFFSGKIQLVGQAERMALNLTIQGLAADIIKKAMIKIDQELAENQLNNQVRMILQIHDELLFEIKDEIIDKASVQIKKIMEQVYPAEVPLKVQFNQGKNWAEID
- a CDS encoding GspE/PulE family protein, coding for MADYISRLEQARAEDAAQKKAEQLKLEYLNLKDAPINTEALKIIPLQKAKQIKALVFDKKIREFSLAAVDPENKQVQDLIKEIEKFGKVKIFVISPISLSRYLENYQLIPKTREAIVGTVSLTKKFIDAFKQAKDPVNLLGSYFSEDFDVSEILAWVLAYALYSDASDLHIEPKKGAETELRYRIDGILYLIAKLPSSLSVKISDRLKLLSQVNLNVRNLPQDGRFTIQLDKTPIEVRFSTIPGPEGENLVMRFLNPKTIGLQLEDLGLRLEDKEILEREIKKPNGLILVTGPTGSGKTTTLYACLKRVATTENKVITLEDPIEYRIPAIEQTQVDSKAGYTFASGLRAILRQDPDVLLVGEIRDQETGEIAMHASLTGHLVFSTLHTNNAAGAIPRLLDFKVKPEIISAALNLIIAQRLVRRLCPKCKKPVQLKPELKNKIREFLNQEAALLKNLDELFQVDQIFEPQGCPACGNKGYKGRIGIFEMVVVDDQMQTLIHANPDEIAIKELAKKSGSIPMMADGLIKILQGITDFNELEKMVGPFR